A window of the Deltaproteobacteria bacterium genome harbors these coding sequences:
- a CDS encoding DUF488 domain-containing protein, whose amino-acid sequence MKIYSLGTSTRTIEEFMGILKAYDIAVAADVRSFPQSRFPHFQQAELTRFLKEERIDYVYLGKELGGYRRGGYESYVGTPSYNQGLERLEEIAKGKTTVFFCAERLPWRCHRRFIGASLRKRGWEVVYIIEEGRVWHPKDRSSSRSG is encoded by the coding sequence ATGAAGATCTATTCCCTGGGGACGAGCACCCGCACCATTGAGGAATTCATGGGGATATTAAAGGCTTACGATATAGCGGTCGCTGCTGATGTGAGGAGTTTTCCCCAGAGTCGGTTTCCCCATTTCCAACAAGCGGAACTTACCCGTTTTCTAAAGGAAGAGAGGATAGATTACGTCTATCTGGGGAAGGAACTGGGGGGTTATCGCCGGGGGGGATATGAATCCTATGTGGGTACCCCCTCGTACAACCAAGGGCTGGAAAGACTGGAGGAGATAGCAAAGGGGAAGACGACCGTCTTCTTCTGCGCCGAGAGGCTTCCCTGGAGGTGCCATCGGAGGTTTATCGGCGCCAGCCTAAGAAAGAGGGGATGGGAGGTTGTATATATCATCGAGGAGGGAAGGGTTTGGCATCCCAAGGACCGTTCTTCGAGCAGGTCTGGA